The following are from one region of the Girardinichthys multiradiatus isolate DD_20200921_A chromosome 9, DD_fGirMul_XY1, whole genome shotgun sequence genome:
- the LOC124874132 gene encoding chymotrypsin-like elastase family member 3B — MLQTLVIVLLQVVFVFGCGSPAVNPDTSRVVNGEDARPHSWPWQISLQVKHGSRYHHTCGGTLVAPRWVLTAGHCIWPGDVYRVVLGEHDMSLQEGTEQIRDILRIVVHPEWDIDHVANGNDLALLKLDKSPIINDSIGEACLPQAGEILAHGTPCYISGWGNLYTHGPMPDKLQQALLPVVEHSVCSHSDWWGNTVKSTMVCAGGDVISACNGDSGGPLSCLGQDGRWYIQGVTSFVSSTVCNEVKKPTVFTRISAFTEWLNEVIQNY, encoded by the exons G tttttgggTGTGGTTCACCTGCTGTAAATCCTGACACCAGTAGGGTTGTCAATGGAGAGGATGCACGTCCCCATAGCTGGCCTTGGCAG ATCTCCCTGCAAGTAAAACATGGCAGCCGCTACCATCATACATGTGGAGGAACTCTGGTTGCACCTCGCTGGGTGCTGACCGCTGGACACTGCATATG GCCAGGAGATGTGTATCGTGTGGTTTTAGGGGAGCATGACATGAGCCTGCAGGAGGGAACAGAGCAGATCAGAGATATCCTGCGCATTGTTGTCCATCCTGAGTGGGACATCGACCATGTGGCCAATGG CAATGATCTTGCCCTCCTGAAACTGGATAAGAGCCCCATCATTAATGACAGCATCGGTGAGGCTTGTCTTCCTCAGGCAGGAGAGATCCTCGCTCATGGGACCCCTTGTTACATCTCTGGTTGGGGCAACCTTTACA CCCACGGCCCCATGCCAGATAAACTGCAGCAGGCCTTGCTTCCCGTGGTGGAGCATAGCGTTTGCAGCCACAGCGACTGGTGGGGCAACACTGTGAAGAGCACCATGGTCTGTGCAGGAGGGGACGTCATTTCTGCATGCAAT GGGGACTCTGGAGGTCCTCTGAGCTGTCTGGGTCAGGATGGTAGATGGTACATTCAGGGCGTAACCAGCTTTGTATCTTCCACTGTGTGCAACGAAGTGAAAAAACCCACCGTCTTCACTCGCATTTCTGCCTTCACCGAGTGGCTCAATGAG GTGATCCAGAATTACTGA